A window of the Phaseolus vulgaris cultivar G19833 chromosome 5, P. vulgaris v2.0, whole genome shotgun sequence genome harbors these coding sequences:
- the LOC137834965 gene encoding protein ACCELERATED CELL DEATH 6-like isoform X1 has product MMDFHGGEEISMKNYDLENNYKEGENRKESSEDSDEVLAHGWRLLPKRTYDAIKQNKAESWREIDDQSLKQESPKGNTVLHVAALYGNDSCVERILEICPAELLRAKNRNGDTPLHVAARAGKIPSLHQLVATLLRYPITKKATWAIPETNNLGNTLFHEALLNGHKDVMVILDSTPTFRNWAVKNVFIIRNRQGKSVLHLAFEKGYEDIVDDLLTRVVPTLVSVTEDIGGGRPSYSHILEASATVNHRIAKKPSSFWTFLQKDGARSPLISTILKQNKGILEKIVQKKKEWIHFKDNIGRNALHYAASIGYLHGVECLLQNCHTCSMERDEDGFFPLHLASAFGHIEVLKILLENYPNPREIVDNKGRNIVHIAAIMGEFNVVRYVLQDANDEVKDMINDKDYDGNTPLHLAASHSRPKIVQALTWDTRVDLHCLNNNNQTALDAFEQFKQENNPPFPQRLTWCQLKSVGVQNAKRGSHSIEIPCPRKPEAKKTDFYKNRIDTLMVVSALITTLAFAASFTLPAGNNSSNPRQQGMAVMLNHMLFKPFIFCITTSMYGGISVTIILIWAQLGDTTLALLALKVAVPLLGVTLTTLSVAFLAGVHLVISDLSWLATTIMILCVIFVLLPLLLYTFHWFPLESSNIIMRNISFYPFQFITWLLEKDSTEDEMKGHSIN; this is encoded by the exons ATGATGGATTTTCATGGTGGAGAGGAGATAAGTATGAAGAATTATGATTTGGAAAATAACTACAAGGAAGgagaaaacagaaaagaaagcTCAGAAGACAGTGATGAAGTTCTGGCTCATGGTTGGCGTTTGTTGCCAAAGAGAACATACGAtgcaataaaacaaaataaggcTGAATCATGGAGAGAAATAGATGATCAGAGTTTAAAGCAAGAGAGCCCTAAGGGAAACACGGTGCTGCATGTAGCAGCTCTCTATGGAAATGATAGCTGTGTGGAAAGAATACTTGAAATTTGTCCAGCAGAGCTTTTGAGAGCAAAAAATAGAAATGGTGACACCCCACTGCATGTTGCTGCAAGAGCTGGCAAGATCCCTTCTCTTCACCAGTTGGTGGCTACACTTCTTCGTTATCCAATTACTAAAAAAGCCACATGGGCAATCCCTGAAACCAACAACCTAGGAAACACTTTGTTTCATGAGGCCTTGTTGAATGGTCACAAAGATGTAATGGTGATTCTAGATTCTACACCAACCTTCAGGAACTGGGCTGTgaaaaatgtatttattataaGAAACAGACAAGGCAAATCAGTTTTGCACTTAGCATTTGAGAAAGGCTACGAGGACATTGTTGATGATTTATTGACCAGAGTAGTTCCAACTCTAG TCTCTGTAACCGAGGACATCGGAGGAGGAAGACCTTCTTATTCACACATTTTGGAGG CTTCAGCTACAGTTAACCATCGAATAGCAAAAAAACCTTCAAGCTTCTGGACTTTCTTACAAAAGGACGGAGCTCGATCACCACTAATTTCGACAATtttaaaacagaataaag GTATTCTAGAGAAAATAGtacagaaaaagaaagaatggATTCATTTTAAGGATAACATAGGAAGAAATGCTCTTCACTATGCAGCATCTATAGGTTACCTACATGGTGTTGAGTGCTTACTTCAAAATTGTCATACCTGTAGTATGGAAAGAGACGAAGATGGATTTTTTCCTCTTCATCTAGCTTCTGCATTTGGACATATAGAAGTGTTAAAAATATTGCTTGAAAATTATCCAAATCCCAGAGAAATAGTTGATAACAAAGGTCGAAATATTGTACACATTGCAGCTATAATGGGAGAGTTTAATGTGGTAAGGTACGTCTTGCAAGATGCAAATGATGAAGTTAAAGATATGATAAATGATAAGGATTACGATGGAAATACTCCATTGCATTTGGCTGCCTCACACTCTCGTCCAAAAATTGTGCAAGCTTTGACATGGGACACAAGAGTGGATCTCCATTGCCTTAACAACAACAACCAAACAGCTCTCGATGCTTTTGAGCAatttaaacaagaaaataatcCGCCCTTTCCACAG CGACTAACATGGTGTCAACTAAAATCTGTTGGTGTACAAAATGCTAAAAGAGGGTCACACTCTATCGAGATCCCCTGTCCTCGCAAACCAGAAGCCAAAAAGAcggatttttataaaaatagaatTGACACCCTTATGGTGGTTTCAGCCCTTATAACTACGCTAGCATTTGCTGCAAGTTTTACTTTGCCTGCTGGAAATAATAGTTCTAATCCAAGACAACAAGGCATGGCTGTTATGCTGAATCACATGTTGTTTAAACCATTTATTTTCTGCATCACAACATCCATGTATGGTGGCATTAGTGTTACTATTATACTCATTTGGGCTCAATTGGGAGATACAACTTTGGCTCTTTTGGCCCTTAAGGTGGCAGTACCCCTTTTAGGAGTCACTCTTACAACCTTATCAGTGGCATTCTTGGCTGGTGTCCACCTTGTTATAAGCGACCTCAGTTGGTTGGCCACTACTATTATGATTTTGTGTGTGATCTTCGTTCTCCTGCCTTTGTTACTGTACACTTTTCACTGGTTCCCCTTAGAATCAAGCAACATAATAATGCGGAACATTTCTTTCTATCCTTTCCAGTTTATCACATGGTTATTGGAAAAAGATTCAACTGAAG ATGAGATGAAAGGCCACTCTATCAATTAG
- the LOC137834965 gene encoding protein ACCELERATED CELL DEATH 6-like isoform X2 yields the protein MMDFHGGEEISMKNYDLENNYKEGENRKESSEDSDEVLAHGWRLLPKRTYDAIKQNKAESWREIDDQSLKQESPKGNTVLHVAALYGNDSCVERILEICPAELLRAKNRNGDTPLHVAARAGKIPSLHQLVATLLRYPITKKATWAIPETNNLGNTLFHEALLNGHKDVMVILDSTPTFRNWAVKNVFIIRNRQGKSVLHLAFEKGYEDIVDDLLTRVVPTLVSVTEDIGGGRPSYSHILEASATVNHRIAKKPSSFWTFLQKDGARSPLISTILKQNKAIMGEFNVVRYVLQDANDEVKDMINDKDYDGNTPLHLAASHSRPKIVQALTWDTRVDLHCLNNNNQTALDAFEQFKQENNPPFPQRLTWCQLKSVGVQNAKRGSHSIEIPCPRKPEAKKTDFYKNRIDTLMVVSALITTLAFAASFTLPAGNNSSNPRQQGMAVMLNHMLFKPFIFCITTSMYGGISVTIILIWAQLGDTTLALLALKVAVPLLGVTLTTLSVAFLAGVHLVISDLSWLATTIMILCVIFVLLPLLLYTFHWFPLESSNIIMRNISFYPFQFITWLLEKDSTEDEMKGHSIN from the exons ATGATGGATTTTCATGGTGGAGAGGAGATAAGTATGAAGAATTATGATTTGGAAAATAACTACAAGGAAGgagaaaacagaaaagaaagcTCAGAAGACAGTGATGAAGTTCTGGCTCATGGTTGGCGTTTGTTGCCAAAGAGAACATACGAtgcaataaaacaaaataaggcTGAATCATGGAGAGAAATAGATGATCAGAGTTTAAAGCAAGAGAGCCCTAAGGGAAACACGGTGCTGCATGTAGCAGCTCTCTATGGAAATGATAGCTGTGTGGAAAGAATACTTGAAATTTGTCCAGCAGAGCTTTTGAGAGCAAAAAATAGAAATGGTGACACCCCACTGCATGTTGCTGCAAGAGCTGGCAAGATCCCTTCTCTTCACCAGTTGGTGGCTACACTTCTTCGTTATCCAATTACTAAAAAAGCCACATGGGCAATCCCTGAAACCAACAACCTAGGAAACACTTTGTTTCATGAGGCCTTGTTGAATGGTCACAAAGATGTAATGGTGATTCTAGATTCTACACCAACCTTCAGGAACTGGGCTGTgaaaaatgtatttattataaGAAACAGACAAGGCAAATCAGTTTTGCACTTAGCATTTGAGAAAGGCTACGAGGACATTGTTGATGATTTATTGACCAGAGTAGTTCCAACTCTAG TCTCTGTAACCGAGGACATCGGAGGAGGAAGACCTTCTTATTCACACATTTTGGAGG CTTCAGCTACAGTTAACCATCGAATAGCAAAAAAACCTTCAAGCTTCTGGACTTTCTTACAAAAGGACGGAGCTCGATCACCACTAATTTCGACAATtttaaaacagaataaag CTATAATGGGAGAGTTTAATGTGGTAAGGTACGTCTTGCAAGATGCAAATGATGAAGTTAAAGATATGATAAATGATAAGGATTACGATGGAAATACTCCATTGCATTTGGCTGCCTCACACTCTCGTCCAAAAATTGTGCAAGCTTTGACATGGGACACAAGAGTGGATCTCCATTGCCTTAACAACAACAACCAAACAGCTCTCGATGCTTTTGAGCAatttaaacaagaaaataatcCGCCCTTTCCACAG CGACTAACATGGTGTCAACTAAAATCTGTTGGTGTACAAAATGCTAAAAGAGGGTCACACTCTATCGAGATCCCCTGTCCTCGCAAACCAGAAGCCAAAAAGAcggatttttataaaaatagaatTGACACCCTTATGGTGGTTTCAGCCCTTATAACTACGCTAGCATTTGCTGCAAGTTTTACTTTGCCTGCTGGAAATAATAGTTCTAATCCAAGACAACAAGGCATGGCTGTTATGCTGAATCACATGTTGTTTAAACCATTTATTTTCTGCATCACAACATCCATGTATGGTGGCATTAGTGTTACTATTATACTCATTTGGGCTCAATTGGGAGATACAACTTTGGCTCTTTTGGCCCTTAAGGTGGCAGTACCCCTTTTAGGAGTCACTCTTACAACCTTATCAGTGGCATTCTTGGCTGGTGTCCACCTTGTTATAAGCGACCTCAGTTGGTTGGCCACTACTATTATGATTTTGTGTGTGATCTTCGTTCTCCTGCCTTTGTTACTGTACACTTTTCACTGGTTCCCCTTAGAATCAAGCAACATAATAATGCGGAACATTTCTTTCTATCCTTTCCAGTTTATCACATGGTTATTGGAAAAAGATTCAACTGAAG ATGAGATGAAAGGCCACTCTATCAATTAG